One window of the Anopheles cruzii chromosome 2, idAnoCruzAS_RS32_06, whole genome shotgun sequence genome contains the following:
- the LOC128278474 gene encoding glucose dehydrogenase [FAD, quinone]-like has translation MLRLVWLLVLTVLGRLSRPCEAFISLGNVTSLFYDAREVNYGHPELRHSYDYVIVGAGPAGCVLANRLSEDPHATVLLLEIGRGEVPLITDSPLVGPILASTDYNFGYQTEKQRYGCLGLRGGRCSWAHGRGVGGSTIINNVIFTRGNRRDYDSWAKAGNEGWAWADVLPLFKRIERSSIRDFGDNGLHGHDGRLSVEDCPFRTDLARAFVKSAQSAGYRYLDYNSGDNLGVSFLQAHSLNGRRASGGTSYLRDIVDRPNLHILTRAWVTKVLIDPDTKTATGVRLVHERQHYEVEASREIVLSAGAFESPKLLMLSGVGPAKHLKRHGIRLVADLPVGRKVYEHGGVYGPTFVVRKPTDDFVSFEQLANLGEVLRFRNGSGPLTTNSVESLLYVHSPFAENPDPEYPDVEVMQAFTSFSFDTSPGTRNAYYLTDRMYDEYFRPLAKTRNFMFLPMLLKPRAVGRVELKSTNPFNHPVFRYQYFEDDRDVDALVYAIKEVIRISTEAPLRRLGVELYKRKVPGCQYMAFNTIDYWRCHVRHLTATFQHQVATCKMGPPQDPEAVVDSRLRVYGIARLRVADVGIIPEAPTGHTAAHSFLIGEKAADLIREDHQQQRHTLK, from the exons atgtTACGTTTGGTGTGGCTACTCGTCCTAACGGTCCTCGGGAGACTGTCGCGGCCGTGCGAGGCATTCATTAGCCTCGGCAACGTCACCAGTTTATTTTACGACGCCCGGGAGGTTAATTACGGCCATCCGGAGTTGCGCCACTCGTACGATTACGTCATCGTCGGTGCTGGGCCGGCCGGATGCGTTCTGGCGAATCGCCTGTCGGAGGACCCGCACgccacggtgctgctgctggagattGGCCGCGGCGAGGTGCCGCTCATAACCGATTCCCCGCTGGTCGGTCCGATCCTGGCTTCGACGGATTACAACTTTGGCTACCAGACCGAGAAGCAGCGATACGGGTGCCTCGGGCTGCGGGGAGGCCGCTGCAGTTGGGCCCACGGGCGGGGCGTCGGTGGCTCGACGATCATCAACAACGTGATCTTTACGCGCGGCAATCGGCGCGACTACGATAGCTGGGCGAAAGCGGGCAACGAAGGCTGGGCCTGGGCGGATGTGTTGCCACTGTTCAAGCGCATCGAACGGTCAAGCATTCGAGACTTTGGTGACAACGGGCTGCACGGCCATGACGGTCGGCTGTCGGTGGAGGACTGTCCGTTCAG AACAGATCTGGCCCGAGCGTTCGTGAAGAGCGCTCAGTCGGCCGGCTATCGCTACTTGGACTACAACTCCGGTGACAATTTGGGGGTCTCGTTTCTGCAAGCGCACTCCTTAAACGGCCGCCGGGCATCGGGAGGCACCAGCTACCTGCGGGACATTGTCGATCGGCCGAATCTTCATATCCTGACGCGGGCCTGGGTCACGAAGGTTCTCATCGATCCCG ACACgaaaacggccaccggtgtGCGGTTGGTGCACGAGCGACAACACTACGAGGTCGAAGCCTCCCGGGAGATCGTCCTTTCGGCGGGAGCGTTCGAAAGTCCCAAACTGTTGATGCTTTCCGGCGTCGGTCCAGCGAAGCACCTGAAGCGGCACGGTATCCGTCTGGTGGCCGATTTGCCCGTCGGCCGGAAGGTGTACGAGCACGGTGGCGTGTACGGGCCAACGTTCGTGGTCCGCAAGCCGACGGATGATTTCGTAAGCTTCGAGCAACTGGCCAACCTGGGCGAGGTTTTACGGTTCCGCAACGGAAGTGGTCCACTGACCACGAACTCGGTGGAAAGTTTGCTCTACGTACACTCGCCGTTTGCCGAGAATCCCGACCCGGAGTACCCGGACGTGGAGGTGATGCAGGCGTTCACCTCGTTCAGCTTTGACACGTCGCCCGGCACACGGAACGCCTACTATCTGACCGACCGGATGTACGATGAGTACTTCCGGCCGCTGGCGAAGACGCGCAACTTCATGTTCCTCCCGATGCTACTCAAACCGAGGGCCGTCGGGCGGGTTGAGTTAAAGTCGACGAACCCGTTCAATCATCCAGTCTTTCGCTACCAATACTTTGAGGACGACCGCGATGTGGATGCACTGGTGTACGCGATCAAGGAGGTAATCCGCATCAGCACCGAGGCTCCACTGAGACGGCTGGGGGTGGAACTTTACAAGCGCAAGGTGCCCGGCTGCCAGTACATGGCGTTCAACACGATCGACTACTGGCGCTGCCACGTGCGGCATCTCACAGCAACCTTCCAGCATCAG GTGGCTACGTGCAAAATGGGACCACCGCAAGATCCGGAAGCCGTCGTCGATAGCCGGCTGCGGGTGTACGGAATCGCTCGGCTGCGTGTGGCTGACGTCGGTATCATTCCCGAGGCTCCCACCGGACATACGGCGGCCCATAGTTTCCTGATCGGTGAGAAGGCTGCCGACTTGATCAGAGAagaccatcagcagcagcggcacaccCTAAAGTAA
- the LOC128278210 gene encoding UDP-glucose 4-epimerase — MALNILVTGGAGFVGSHTVLELLNAGHSVYCVDNLCNAYASSGSKLPESLKRVQEITGSTITFYDVDIRNRTELQAVFRKHKIDCVVHFAALKAVGESCRIPLQYYQNNITGTSVLLEAMAEAGVFKIVYSSSATVYGEPRKLPLTETHPTGNCTNPYGKSKYFTEEILKDLCDSDGRWSVVSLRYFNPVGAHKSGRIGEDPNGEPNNLMPYISQVAIGRRECLKVFGSDYDTPDGTGVRDYIHIVDLAEGHVHAIDKLAGGSISGFRVYNLGTGRGYSVLEVVSAFSKASGRDVKYELVDRRPGDVASSYADASLAAKELGWTARRGLDEMCEDTWNWQKNNPNGFAG; from the exons ATGGCGCTGAATATTCTCGTGACCGGCGGGGCGGGTTTCGTCGGATCGCACACGGTGCTTGAGCTGCTGAACGCGGGTCACTCCGTTTACTGTGTGGACAACCTGTGCAACGCGTACGCCAGCAGTGGCTCAAAGTTGCCGGAATCGCTGAAACGGGTACAGGAAATTACGGGGTCGACCATCACTTTCTATGACGTGGACATTCGGAATCGCACCGAGCTGCAAGCGGTCTTCCGGAAG CACAAAATTGATTGCGTGGTCCATTTTGCAGCGCTGAAAGCGGTCGGTGAGTCATGCCGGATTCCACTGCAATACTACCAAAACAATATCACCGGCACGAGCGTGCTACTCGAAGCGATGGCAGAG GCTGGCGTGTTCAAGATCGTTTACAGCTCGAGTGCCACCGTGTACGGAGAGCCACGAAAGTTGCCGCTCACCGAGACCCATCCGACGGGGAACTGCACCAATCCGTACGGCAAGAGCAAGTACTTTACGGAGGAAATCCTCAAGGATCTGTGCGATTCGGATGGCCGCTGGTCGGTGGTGTCGCTGCGTTACTTCAACCCCGTGGGAGCGCACAAGTCGGGCCGCATCGGTGAGGATCCGAACGGCGAGCCAAACAACCTGATGCCCTACATTTCGCAAGTGGCCATCGGACGGCGAGAGTGTTTGAAGGTGTTCGGCAGCGATTACGATACTCCGGACGGTACCGGTGTGCGTGATTATATTCACATTGTCGATCTGGCCGAGGGTCACGTGCACGCAATCGATAAGCTGGCGGGCGGTTCCATCAGTGGCTTCCGCGTGTACAATCTTGGTACGGGTCGCGGTTACTCGGTGCTGGAAGTGGTCAGCGCCTTTTCGAAGGCTTCCGGCAGAGACGTCAAGTACGAGCTGGTCGACAG ACGTCCTGGGGATGTTGCGTCCAGTTATGCTGATGCTTCACTAGCCGCCAAAGAGCTCGGATGGACCGCACGGCGGGGACTGGACGAGATGTGTGAGGACACGTGGAATTGGCAGAAGAACAATCCAAACGGGTTTGCTGGATGA
- the LOC128267609 gene encoding uncharacterized protein LOC128267609, which produces MNHQHHQQQQPLNALGGKVGAASSPVAGRASSPAVTKVIGQPGGYFSPTANTGSNSSGPTVTTSPYAVNESLATGTYPGLAGAATTQHHIAGAAAKHNGANTGLAGGGGAIHTPGKAIHNSSETPAAGGSGTGPTNNGCVSNALKKFNIPANMNKGFMGSYLKFLQGERDSSPPPTTRGGRKAIWSRPEGRSAPANKSNTSNATPAAPTAGATTTSTTTTTAGSGPSSAKSLPYGGSNPIEPDHKLDAKQAQHDGTGQQQMYSSGAKDNRKRKYNAPSAVASRSQQDPLSTMPPQRRQTSSRKAKAKAILQQQQLLQPSIMEEPPDFAHDSDSDPAWTPTEDKDDDDEEPIVGGSKKSAKKRITVQAKEQPERARSNILSVAAAGAGIADYDYGSDEDNNPSTVGLTQQTVLSQHTLPIQHQQLQQQQAVMLHQAPSQHQQQQMINAQTQPILYGQQANNHIAVPDQYGMHQSQPQQSFNAPGTGMMAISTSQTPTDEFQVGDFVVLRSDLVQNYPVIWRVDGKTLLQKYEAYDDPTGKTLHRNVSTYAAWNGESKKLYVKIPVRFRVHNAGESIVEFTRNELPINPDESGGTGTDGSNGGAIEQQQHLLDKSMDESKMYQDVFEVYIQTLISQALDANFLKEIFQEQDDYFLTRVKTIDNLTEDRRRRLIQLTPWSRNILTSIATFPAYNIMTELHHHSHQLQPVCVTCHQPGIAMRIVLQGQTYNVATLAPAVMDAASQYDKSFQLCRACSVRFELLHKICHQKYMMFVECAKRVNQQISHDSGKAATVILNELLADEHWLAMLFKEVRSIWAEIESLERQQCRF; this is translated from the exons ATgaaccatcagcaccatcagcaacagcagccattGAACGCCCTGGGCGGAAAGGTTGGTGCAGCATCGTCTCCGGTCGCCGGGCGCGCCTCGTCACCGGCCGTCACGAAAGTGATCGGTCAACCGGGCGGTTACTTTTCGCCCACGGCAAacaccggcagcaacagcagcggtcCCACGGTCACCACGTCGCCGTACGCCGTGAACGAATCTCTGGCAACCGGAACCTATCCGGGTTTGGCAGGGGCGGCCACCACGCAACATCACATCGCCGGTGCTGCAGCGA AACACAATGGAGCAAACACTGGTTTGGCTGGTGGAGGAGGAGCTATACATACACCCGGTAAAGCGATCCATAACAGCTCGGAGACACCCGCCGCCGGAGGCTCCGGAACTGGACCGACCAATAACGGATGCGTTTCGAATGCCCTGAAAAAATTCAATATTCCCGCCAACATGAACAAAGGCTTTATGGGAAGCTATCTGAAGTTTCTGCAAGGCGAAAGGGACAgctcaccgccaccgaccacccgCGGTGGACGGAAAGCGATATGGTCCAGGCCTGAGGGCCGAAGCGCGCCAGCGAATAAAAGCAACACCTCCAACGCTACCCCAGCGGCTCCGACCGCGGGAGCTACGACGACGTCCACCACTACAACAACGGCGGGATCGGGTCCGTCCTCCGCAAAATCGTTACCGTACGGCGGGAGCAATCCGATCGAACCGGATCACAAGCTGGAT GCCAAACAAGCGCAGCACGATGGGACGGGTCAGCAACAGATGTATAGTAGCGGTGCGAAAGataatcgaaagcgaaagtacAATGCACCATCGGCGGTTGCCAGCAGGAGCCAACAAG ATCCTCTCAGCACGATGCCACCGCAACGCCGTCAAACGAGCAGTCGGaaggcaaaggcaaaggcaattttacagcagcaacagctacTGCAGCCCAGTATTATGGAAGAGCCGCCCGATTTTGCGCACGATTCCGATTCTGATCCTGCGTGGACACCGACCGAAGACAAG gacgatgacgatgaagaGCCCATTGTTGGAGGTAGCAAAAAATCGGCGAAAAAACGGATCACAGTTCAGGCCAAGGAACAACCGGAACGGGCGCGGTCCAACATTCTGTCag TGGCAGCTGCAGGCGCCGGCATAGCCGACTATGATTACGGAAGCGATGAGGATAACAACCCTTCCACCGTTGGTCTAACGCAACAAACGGTACTATCGCAGCACACTTTGCCTATCCAAcatcagcagcttcagcagcagcaagcggtgATGCTTCACCAAGCACCAtcgcaacaccagcagcaacagatgaTCAACGCACAAACACAGCCAATCCTTTACGGTCAACAAGCAAACAATCACATTGCAGTACCGGATCAGTATGGTATGCACCAAAGTCAGCCACAGCAATCGTTCAACGcccccggcaccggaatgATGGCTATTTCAACCTCCCAGACCCCAACTGACGAGTTCCAG GTGGGGGATTTTGTTGTGTTGCGGTCGGATTTGGTGCAAAACTATCCCGTCATCTGGCGTGTCGATGGTAAAACGTTGCTGCAAAAATATGAAGCGTATGACGATCCGACTGGCAAAACGTTACATCGGAACGTTTCAACC TACGCCGCGTGGAATGGGGAATCGAAAAAGTTGTACGTAAAAATTCCTGTCCGCTTCCGGGTGCACAACGCGGGGGAATCGATCGTCGAGTTTACGCGCAACGAACTGCCGATCAATCCGGACGAGTCTGGAGGGACCGGCACTGACGGTAGCAACGGCGGTgccatcgagcagcagcagcatttacTTGACAAATCGATGGACGAATCAAAGATGTACCAGGACGTGTTTGAGGTGTACATCCAGACGCTGATATCGCAGGCACTCGATGCGAACTTTTTGAAAGAAATCTTCCAGGAACAAG ATGATTACTTCTTGACACGCGTTAAAACGATCGACAATCTCACGGAGGATCGCCGGCGACGTCTCATTCAGCTGACGCCCTGGTCCCGGAACATACTGACGTCGATTGCTACCTTTCCGGCGTATAACATCATGACCGAGCTGCACCACCACAGTCACCAGCTTCAGCCGGTGTGTGTGACCTGCCATCAGCCGGGCATCGCGATGAGGATCGTATTGCAGGGCCAGACGTACAACGTCGCCACACTGGCCCCGGCCGTAATGGACGCTGCTTCGCAGTACGATAAAAGCTTTCAGCTGTGCCGCGCGTGTTCGGTGCGCTTCGAGCTGCTGCACAAGATTTGCCACCAAAAGTACATGATGTTTGTTGAGTGTGCCAAGCGCGTTAATCAGCAGATTTCGCACGATTCCGGCAAAGCGGCCACCGTCATCCTGAACGAACTGCTCGCCGACGAACACTGGCTCGCGATG CTCTTCAAGGAGGTGCGCAGCATATGGGCCGAAATCGAGAGTCTCGAGCGTCAGCAGTGTCGGTTTTag